Proteins encoded within one genomic window of Halocatena marina:
- a CDS encoding mandelate racemase/muconate lactonizing enzyme family protein: MTNEKPGYRIAQGGGVPWRDMGREETHRPPERDIEITDVKTMAIAGNFTWGIVKVETDAGVYGLGETFRAEAALDMAGRMTTDLVGENPLDTHRMRELLEQRYTGTGRIGQAAFTAIETACYDIKGKIFDVPVYELLGGKYRDRIKIYCDTHGGASLGEAESHDPKDVYTPESYARAAREVVDEGFEALKFDLDVPTHETYDESNRRMDNEALEHKVSLVEAVRDEIGYDIDLGMDLHWNFTVETAVRLGKKLERFDLAWLEDPVPPEKSKAQQRVAEKLDLPVLTGENLVTVDQFNTAARQGMMDIAAPDVNKCGGLGEFVDIATVCDLYGIPIASHNISSPLGTIAGAHVSAAIPNFLCMEWHARDVPWWNEMATRTEGNGPILEDGYIDVPEGPGLGVELNRDLCEQYLTDGSELII, encoded by the coding sequence ATGACAAACGAAAAGCCAGGGTACCGTATCGCACAGGGTGGTGGCGTCCCGTGGCGCGACATGGGACGGGAGGAGACCCATCGGCCGCCAGAGCGAGATATCGAAATCACCGACGTGAAGACGATGGCAATCGCAGGTAACTTTACGTGGGGTATTGTCAAGGTTGAAACGGATGCTGGTGTCTACGGTCTCGGTGAAACGTTTCGTGCCGAAGCAGCCCTCGATATGGCAGGGCGGATGACCACCGATCTCGTGGGCGAGAATCCACTCGACACACACCGGATGCGAGAGCTTCTCGAACAACGCTACACTGGCACTGGCCGCATCGGTCAGGCAGCGTTCACTGCCATCGAAACAGCGTGCTACGACATCAAGGGGAAAATATTCGATGTTCCGGTGTACGAGCTGCTGGGTGGGAAGTATCGAGACCGTATCAAAATATACTGTGACACGCACGGCGGAGCATCTCTCGGTGAGGCTGAGTCACACGATCCGAAGGACGTCTACACGCCGGAATCGTACGCTCGTGCGGCCCGTGAAGTCGTTGATGAGGGGTTCGAGGCGCTGAAGTTCGATCTCGACGTGCCGACTCACGAGACGTACGACGAGTCTAACCGCCGGATGGACAATGAAGCACTGGAACACAAGGTTTCGCTGGTTGAGGCAGTTCGGGACGAAATTGGCTACGATATCGACCTTGGGATGGATCTCCACTGGAACTTCACCGTGGAGACGGCTGTTCGCTTGGGGAAAAAGCTCGAGCGTTTCGACTTGGCGTGGCTCGAAGACCCGGTTCCACCCGAGAAATCGAAGGCCCAACAGCGCGTCGCAGAGAAACTCGATCTTCCCGTGCTCACTGGAGAGAATCTCGTCACAGTCGATCAGTTCAACACGGCCGCCCGTCAGGGCATGATGGATATCGCTGCGCCCGACGTGAACAAATGTGGTGGTCTCGGCGAGTTCGTCGATATCGCTACCGTCTGTGATCTCTACGGCATTCCCATCGCGTCGCACAACATCTCCAGCCCTCTCGGTACCATCGCTGGCGCGCACGTCTCTGCGGCAATTCCCAACTTCCTCTGTATGGAGTGGCACGCACGGGACGTTCCATGGTGGAACGAGATGGCAACCAGAACCGAAGGAAACGGGCCGATTCTCGAAGATGGGTATATCGACGTACCGGAAGGACCGGGGCTTGGCGTGGAACTGAACCGTGATCTGTGCGAGCAGTATCTGACCGACGGCTCCGAACTCATCATTTGA
- a CDS encoding C-terminal binding protein: MTYTVVVTDHDFGDLSIERAVLGDVAEIVALTDDIGERDANAVKAFRTADAIINLRSVIDANAITTMENARVIARYGIGVDNIDVAAAADCNIPVTNVPEYCHEEVATHALTMLLALARSIPSYDRSVGRGEWSRAVGTPVHRFSTRTVGVVGYGTIGREIGDRAAALGADVVASDPFLSKADLADDPADLVAFEELLERSDFVTIHSPLTDDTRGLFDAEAFCRMKDSASLINVARGPIIDSDALLNALNTGAIAAAGLDVFPDEPPPMDDPLCDHNRVITTPHVAWYSEESNEERRRTTAKIVETVLSGGEPWNVVNGV; the protein is encoded by the coding sequence ATGACGTACACTGTTGTCGTCACTGACCACGATTTCGGAGACCTCTCAATCGAGCGCGCTGTCCTCGGCGACGTGGCCGAAATCGTGGCACTCACAGATGACATCGGCGAACGCGACGCGAACGCTGTGAAAGCGTTCAGGACGGCGGACGCAATCATCAACCTGCGCTCCGTTATCGACGCGAATGCCATCACCACGATGGAGAATGCTCGGGTGATCGCCCGATACGGTATTGGTGTCGATAATATCGACGTTGCAGCCGCAGCAGACTGCAATATCCCAGTAACGAACGTGCCCGAGTACTGTCACGAAGAAGTAGCAACGCACGCGCTCACGATGTTGCTCGCGCTCGCCCGAAGCATTCCCAGCTACGATCGGTCGGTTGGCCGAGGCGAGTGGAGTCGTGCCGTTGGGACGCCGGTTCACCGGTTCTCGACGCGGACCGTCGGCGTCGTCGGGTACGGAACCATCGGGCGGGAGATCGGTGATCGCGCTGCCGCGCTCGGAGCAGACGTCGTCGCAAGCGATCCATTCCTCTCTAAGGCCGATCTTGCGGACGATCCTGCTGATCTCGTCGCGTTCGAGGAACTGCTCGAACGGTCAGATTTCGTGACTATCCACTCGCCGCTGACGGACGACACCCGCGGTCTGTTTGATGCTGAGGCGTTCTGCCGGATGAAGGATTCGGCGTCACTCATCAACGTCGCACGTGGCCCGATCATTGACAGCGATGCGTTGTTGAATGCGCTGAACACTGGAGCCATCGCCGCTGCTGGTCTCGACGTGTTTCCTGACGAGCCGCCGCCGATGGACGATCCTCTATGCGACCACAACCGTGTCATCACTACTCCCCACGTCGCGTGGTATTCCGAAGAATCGAACGAGGAACGACGCCGAACGACGGCTAAAATCGTCGAAACCGTCCTCTCGGGCGGCGAACCGTGGAATGTCGTCAATGGCGTGTAG